A single genomic interval of Helianthus annuus cultivar XRQ/B chromosome 13, HanXRQr2.0-SUNRISE, whole genome shotgun sequence harbors:
- the LOC110901721 gene encoding glycine-rich RNA-binding protein GRP2A-like produces MAVVNDGRRWWVVLGGSCSGGGGGWRRQRLETVTSGDSGGGGWVATAAVIGGGSGNGGSDDRRWVVAVIGGGNGNGGCRRRRWRGWRWVAATTVAGDGGGGWRRRWVTAANDSGGGWWQW; encoded by the exons ATGGCGGTGGTCAATGATGGGCGGCGATGGTGGGTGGTGCTAGGTGGCAGTTgtagcggcggtggtggtgggtggagacGGCAGCGATTGGAGACAGTGACAAGTGGTGACAGCGGTGGTGGTGG GTGGGTGGCGACGGCGgcggtgatcggaggtggcaGCGGTAATGGTGGCAGCGATGATcgaaggtgggtggtggcggtgatcggaggtggcaACGGCAATGGTGGATGTCGGCGACGGCGGTGGCGAGGATGGAGGTGGGTGGCGGCAACGACGGTGGCGGGTGACGgaggtggcgggtggcggcgaagATGGGTGACGGCGGCGAATGAcagcggtggtgggtggtggcaatggtag